The following proteins are co-located in the Chaetodon auriga isolate fChaAug3 chromosome 23, fChaAug3.hap1, whole genome shotgun sequence genome:
- the LOC143315854 gene encoding uncharacterized protein LOC143315854 isoform X2, whose protein sequence is MDLLWIWIVLPGFLVCAEPQNLTEVQVELGQHVLLNCSMMTPDIYWDRFVVLKGNSLQIKNLTAEDCRSYFCGRKSEGSIILEEGFRLVSHVPVTPSTNVSEVNDQQQQQHICTICQSELVVYSSFALNVLLLLLALTGLAFTCLCLKKKNCTYLVTEAPPLTCENAELQETVQYEEIQAPTHRDPQCAAPPFECIYYKAQLPQPTWTVTGHLDGS, encoded by the exons ATGGATCTGCTGTGGATCTGGATCGTCCTCCCGGGGTTCCTGGTCTGTGCTGAGCCACAGAACCTGACCGAGGTCCAGGTGGAGCTGGGTCAACACGTCCTCTTGAATTGCTCCATGATGACTCCAGACATCTACTG GGACAGATTTGTGGTCCTGAAGGGAAACAGCCTCCAGATTAAGAACCTCACAGCGGAGGACTGCAGGTCGTATTTCTGTGGCAGAAAGTCAGAGGGCAGCATTATTTTGGAAGAAGGTTTCCGCCTCGTCTCAC ATGTTCCCGTCACTCCGTCCACCAACGTCTCTGAAGTTAatgaccaacagcagcagcagcacatctgcACGATCTGTCAAAGTGAGCTTGTTGTGTACAGCTCCTTCGCCCTGaacgtcctcctcctcctcctcgctctgaCAG GTTTAGCtttcacctgtctgtgtttgaagaagaagaactgcacCTACCTGGTGACTGAAGCTCCACCTCTCACCTGTGAGAACgcagagctgcaggaaacaGTGCAG tacGAGGAGATCCAGGCCCCCACCCACAGAGACCCCCAGTGTGCTGCTCCTCCTTTCGAGTGTATTTACTACAAAGCTCAGCTTCCTCAACCCACCTGGACAGTTACTGGACACCTGGATGGTTCCTGA
- the LOC143315854 gene encoding uncharacterized protein LOC143315854 isoform X1 gives MDLLWIWIVLPGFLVCAEPQNLTEVQVELGQHVLLNCSMMTPDIYWYMEIHGQIRGCIVRTFSFGSEYDYFISPHRDRFVVLKGNSLQIKNLTAEDCRSYFCGRKSEGSIILEEGFRLVSHVPVTPSTNVSEVNDQQQQQHICTICQSELVVYSSFALNVLLLLLALTGLAFTCLCLKKKNCTYLVTEAPPLTCENAELQETVQYEEIQAPTHRDPQCAAPPFECIYYKAQLPQPTWTVTGHLDGS, from the exons ATGGATCTGCTGTGGATCTGGATCGTCCTCCCGGGGTTCCTGGTCTGTGCTGAGCCACAGAACCTGACCGAGGTCCAGGTGGAGCTGGGTCAACACGTCCTCTTGAATTGCTCCATGATGACTCCAGACATCTACTGGTACATGGAGATACACGGCCAGATCAGAGGGTGCATCGTCCGCACCTTCAGCTTTGGTTCTGAGTACGATTACTTCATTTCCCCCCACAGGGACAGATTTGTGGTCCTGAAGGGAAACAGCCTCCAGATTAAGAACCTCACAGCGGAGGACTGCAGGTCGTATTTCTGTGGCAGAAAGTCAGAGGGCAGCATTATTTTGGAAGAAGGTTTCCGCCTCGTCTCAC ATGTTCCCGTCACTCCGTCCACCAACGTCTCTGAAGTTAatgaccaacagcagcagcagcacatctgcACGATCTGTCAAAGTGAGCTTGTTGTGTACAGCTCCTTCGCCCTGaacgtcctcctcctcctcctcgctctgaCAG GTTTAGCtttcacctgtctgtgtttgaagaagaagaactgcacCTACCTGGTGACTGAAGCTCCACCTCTCACCTGTGAGAACgcagagctgcaggaaacaGTGCAG tacGAGGAGATCCAGGCCCCCACCCACAGAGACCCCCAGTGTGCTGCTCCTCCTTTCGAGTGTATTTACTACAAAGCTCAGCTTCCTCAACCCACCTGGACAGTTACTGGACACCTGGATGGTTCCTGA
- the LOC143315863 gene encoding V-set domain-containing T-cell activation inhibitor 1-like isoform X2, with protein MLLVFKVNTAICQVNVQAFIGDAVLLPCIYSQGQPVRGKVFWRDKDDNIVLDIGKDGPDPSTQNQKFRERVFSFPDEYVKGNFSIQLKDVQQSDSSPYECHIPSEDFQRRLVLTVSGKRVEATPGPSGGAAGTPSPLHMVLLCLPLSLFF; from the exons ATGCTCCTGGTTTTCAAGGTGAACACAG CGATCTGCCAGGTTAACGTCCAGGCTTTCATCGGAGACGCCGTCCTGCTGCCCTGCATCTACAGCCAGGGCCAACCCGTACGAGGGAAGGTCTTCTGGAGGGACAAAGACGACAACATCGTACTGGACATCGGCAAAGATGGACCAGACCCTTCGACCCAGAACCAGAAGTTCAGGGAGCGGGTGTTCAGTTTCCCGGACGAGTACGTGAAGGGGAACTTCTCCATCCAGCTGAAGGACGTccagcagtcagacagcagcccGTATGAATGTCACATCCCGTCAGAGGACTTCCAGAGGAGGCTCGTCCTCACCGTGTCAG GTAAACGTGTTGAGGCGACTCCGGGACCGTCGGGCGGCGCCGCGGGAACACCGAGCCCTCTCCACATGGTTctgctctgtcttcctctgtctctgttcttcTGA
- the LOC143315863 gene encoding myelin-oligodendrocyte glycoprotein-like isoform X1, with product MDTRSDMGRLTSFRLILLFMLLVFKVNTAICQVNVQAFIGDAVLLPCIYSQGQPVRGKVFWRDKDDNIVLDIGKDGPDPSTQNQKFRERVFSFPDEYVKGNFSIQLKDVQQSDSSPYECHIPSEDFQRRLVLTVSGKRVEATPGPSGGAAGTPSPLHMVLLCLPLSLFF from the exons ATGGACACCAGAAGCGACATGGGTCGTTTGACGAG cttcaggctCATTCTGCTCTTCATGCTCCTGGTTTTCAAGGTGAACACAG CGATCTGCCAGGTTAACGTCCAGGCTTTCATCGGAGACGCCGTCCTGCTGCCCTGCATCTACAGCCAGGGCCAACCCGTACGAGGGAAGGTCTTCTGGAGGGACAAAGACGACAACATCGTACTGGACATCGGCAAAGATGGACCAGACCCTTCGACCCAGAACCAGAAGTTCAGGGAGCGGGTGTTCAGTTTCCCGGACGAGTACGTGAAGGGGAACTTCTCCATCCAGCTGAAGGACGTccagcagtcagacagcagcccGTATGAATGTCACATCCCGTCAGAGGACTTCCAGAGGAGGCTCGTCCTCACCGTGTCAG GTAAACGTGTTGAGGCGACTCCGGGACCGTCGGGCGGCGCCGCGGGAACACCGAGCCCTCTCCACATGGTTctgctctgtcttcctctgtctctgttcttcTGA